From Methanococcus maripaludis, the proteins below share one genomic window:
- a CDS encoding 50S ribosomal protein L40e, whose product MAFEEAIKRVFMKKICMKCNSRNSWKATKCRKCGYTNLRPKAKEARA is encoded by the coding sequence ATGGCATTCGAAGAAGCAATCAAAAGAGTCTTCATGAAAAAGATTTGCATGAAATGTAACTCAAGAAACTCATGGAAAGCTACAAAATGTAGAAAATGTGGATACACAAATTTAAGGCCTAAAGCTAAAGAAGCTAGGGCATAA
- a CDS encoding fumarylacetoacetate hydrolase family protein — protein sequence MEINPSKIVCAGLNYKNHAEELKMKLPKEPVIFLKPTSSIIYNEEAVKIPKASERVDYEAELAIVIGKTCKSVKKEDAKNYIKGFTILNDVTARDLQEKDGQWTRAKSFDTFCPVGPKIVSGIDANNLKIQLRVNGKIKQDSNTNNMIFSVEELVEFVSSIMTLYPDDIISTGTPPGVGKLEKGDIVEIEIENIGILKNFVE from the coding sequence TTGGAAATAAACCCTTCAAAAATAGTATGTGCAGGATTAAATTACAAGAATCATGCAGAAGAACTTAAAATGAAGTTGCCAAAAGAGCCAGTTATATTTTTAAAGCCTACTTCTTCAATAATTTATAACGAAGAAGCCGTCAAAATACCAAAAGCATCTGAAAGAGTAGATTACGAAGCTGAACTTGCAATTGTAATTGGAAAAACGTGTAAATCTGTAAAAAAAGAAGATGCTAAAAATTACATAAAAGGATTTACAATATTAAACGATGTTACTGCACGAGACCTTCAGGAAAAAGACGGGCAGTGGACAAGAGCTAAATCTTTTGATACTTTTTGCCCAGTGGGTCCAAAAATAGTGTCTGGAATCGATGCAAATAACTTAAAAATACAGTTGAGAGTTAATGGAAAAATAAAACAGGATTCAAACACCAATAACATGATATTTAGTGTCGAAGAACTTGTTGAATTTGTTTCTTCGATAATGACACTTTACCCTGATGACATTATTTCAACAGGAACTCCTCCGGGGGTTGGAAAACTTGAAAAAGGAGATATTGTCGAAATTGAAATTGAAAACATTGGAATTTTGAAAAATTTCGTTGAATAA
- a CDS encoding SLC13 family permease: protein MKKALILLVLAVFLIGFTKIAYVDEESADGINSQKAIITLIILGTAAVLFFTEALPLPVTAMLVPVALSFPGIDILSSSRAFADFGNKWVVLFMAAFILGEAVFRTGFADKIGQLTVKAAGKSQLKLMLLVMLAIGTMSAFLSNTGTTAAFIPIVMGICVSASLKPGKLLIPMAYAASLGGTLTLIGTPPNGLVNDALEKSGIAPFGFFEFAKIGILIFIVGILYYGTIGHKLLPESKAKAKDFVSDTLKYRTNKMWIATLVFTFVVLMTATGTIPLVTAFMLGACMVVMTGCITMQEAFNSISWTTIFLFAGMLPLGSAMAATGAATMIANTVITYVHSPLALLAAAYVLTALITEVMSNTATAALVMPLGIALADAFDVSAKPILMAIAVAASSCFLTPIATPPNMIILGPGGYSFKDYAKSGWPLEILCAVVAIAVIPRIWPF from the coding sequence ATGAAAAAAGCACTTATTTTACTCGTGCTCGCCGTATTTTTAATTGGCTTTACAAAAATCGCGTACGTGGATGAAGAATCTGCTGACGGAATAAACAGCCAAAAAGCGATAATTACACTTATAATTCTTGGAACTGCGGCTGTGTTATTTTTCACAGAAGCACTTCCATTGCCTGTTACCGCAATGCTAGTTCCAGTGGCTTTGAGTTTTCCAGGGATAGATATTTTATCGAGTTCTCGGGCCTTTGCCGATTTTGGAAATAAATGGGTAGTTCTGTTTATGGCTGCATTCATACTTGGTGAAGCAGTATTTAGGACGGGTTTTGCAGATAAAATCGGGCAACTTACCGTGAAAGCAGCAGGAAAGAGCCAGTTAAAATTAATGCTTCTTGTAATGCTTGCAATCGGTACAATGTCTGCATTTTTATCAAATACTGGAACAACAGCAGCATTTATTCCTATTGTAATGGGCATATGTGTTTCTGCAAGTTTAAAACCTGGAAAATTGTTAATTCCTATGGCTTATGCTGCATCGCTTGGTGGAACGTTAACTTTAATTGGAACTCCTCCAAACGGGCTTGTAAACGATGCACTTGAAAAATCAGGGATTGCTCCATTTGGATTTTTCGAGTTTGCAAAAATTGGAATTCTTATATTTATCGTAGGGATTCTTTACTATGGAACAATTGGGCATAAATTACTGCCTGAATCTAAGGCAAAAGCAAAAGATTTTGTGTCAGATACTTTGAAATACCGAACTAACAAGATGTGGATTGCAACACTCGTGTTTACATTTGTTGTATTAATGACAGCAACTGGAACTATCCCGCTTGTAACTGCATTCATGCTTGGTGCGTGTATGGTTGTAATGACTGGATGTATCACGATGCAGGAAGCTTTTAACAGTATTTCGTGGACAACAATCTTTTTGTTTGCAGGAATGCTTCCACTTGGAAGTGCAATGGCGGCAACTGGTGCAGCTACAATGATTGCAAACACGGTTATTACGTATGTTCACAGCCCATTGGCACTTTTAGCCGCAGCATACGTACTGACTGCATTAATTACGGAAGTAATGTCAAACACTGCAACAGCGGCCTTGGTAATGCCTCTTGGAATTGCTCTTGCAGATGCTTTTGACGTTAGTGCAAAACCGATATTGATGGCAATTGCAGTTGCAGCATCTTCATGTTTCCTAACTCCAATTGCAACGCCTCCAAACATGATCATACTTGGTCCCGGAGGTTATTCATTTAAAGATTACGCAAAATCAGGATGGCCACTTGAAATACTTTGTGCAGTAGTTGCAATTGCAGTTATTCCAAGGATATGGCCATTTTAA
- the hpt gene encoding hypoxanthine/guanine phosphoribosyltransferase, with amino-acid sequence MSKLLEESLKTCPIVKRGEYHYFIHPISDGVPLVEPELLRDVSTRVIKMIDTDVDKIVTAEAMGIPIVTAVSIATDIPYVIMRKREYLLEGEIPVHQETGYSKGELYLNGINKGDKVVILDDVISTGGTLVAIINALKRAGADIKDVLCIIDRGNGQNIVEEKTGYKVKTIVKIEVVDGKVNILE; translated from the coding sequence ATGAGCAAATTATTAGAAGAATCGTTGAAAACATGCCCTATTGTAAAAAGAGGAGAATACCACTATTTTATACACCCCATATCTGATGGAGTTCCTCTTGTTGAACCAGAATTATTGAGAGATGTTTCTACGAGAGTTATTAAGATGATAGATACTGATGTTGATAAAATAGTAACTGCGGAAGCCATGGGAATCCCAATTGTAACTGCCGTATCCATTGCAACAGATATTCCATATGTTATAATGAGAAAAAGAGAGTACTTGCTTGAAGGAGAAATTCCAGTTCACCAAGAAACTGGATACAGTAAAGGAGAACTCTACTTAAACGGTATAAATAAAGGGGATAAAGTTGTAATCCTTGATGACGTTATATCAACAGGCGGAACCCTTGTTGCAATCATAAACGCTTTGAAAAGAGCTGGCGCAGATATCAAAGATGTTTTGTGTATAATCGATAGAGGAAACGGGCAAAACATCGTTGAAGAAAAAACCGGATACAAAGTAAAAACTATTGTAAAGATTGAAGTTGTTGACGGAAAAGTAAACATTTTAGAATAA
- a CDS encoding homocitrate synthase family protein — protein MDWKAVSPYNPKLDLKDCYLYDTTLRDGEQTPGVCFTGDQKLEIAKKLDELKIKQIEAGFPIVSENERKAIKSITGEGLNAQVLALSRVLKEDIDKAIECDVDGIITFIATSPMHLKYKLHKNLDEVEEMGMKAVEYAKDHGLFVAFSAEDATRTPLEDIIRIHTNAEEHGADRVHIADTLGCATPQAMYHICSELSKHLKKAHIGVHCHNDFGFAVINSIYGLIGGAKAVSTTVNGIGERAGNAAIEEIAMALKVLYDHDMGLNTEILTEISKLVENYSKIKIPENKPLVGEMVFYHESGIHVDAVLENPLTYEPFLPEKIGQKRKIILGKHSGCRAVAHRLQELGLEASRDELWEIVKKTKETREDGTEISDEVFKNIAEKIIK, from the coding sequence ATGGACTGGAAAGCTGTATCTCCGTACAACCCAAAATTAGATTTAAAAGACTGTTATTTGTATGATACAACATTGAGAGATGGTGAACAGACCCCGGGGGTTTGTTTTACGGGAGACCAAAAACTTGAAATTGCTAAGAAACTGGATGAACTTAAAATTAAACAGATTGAAGCAGGTTTTCCAATTGTTTCTGAAAACGAAAGAAAAGCCATCAAATCAATTACTGGTGAAGGATTAAATGCGCAAGTATTAGCATTATCAAGAGTTTTAAAAGAAGATATTGATAAAGCCATCGAATGTGACGTTGACGGGATAATTACATTTATTGCAACTTCTCCAATGCATTTGAAATATAAATTACATAAGAATCTTGATGAAGTCGAAGAAATGGGAATGAAAGCTGTTGAATATGCAAAAGACCACGGTCTTTTTGTAGCATTCTCTGCAGAAGATGCAACAAGAACCCCCCTTGAAGATATAATTAGAATTCATACAAATGCAGAAGAACACGGCGCTGATAGGGTCCATATTGCAGATACGCTCGGCTGTGCGACACCTCAGGCAATGTACCACATATGTTCTGAATTAAGCAAACACCTGAAAAAAGCACATATTGGAGTACACTGCCACAATGACTTTGGATTTGCAGTTATAAACTCAATATACGGTTTAATCGGTGGTGCAAAAGCTGTATCTACCACGGTTAATGGCATAGGTGAACGAGCAGGAAATGCTGCAATTGAAGAAATTGCAATGGCATTGAAAGTACTTTACGACCACGATATGGGATTAAATACTGAAATACTAACTGAAATATCTAAACTCGTTGAAAACTATTCAAAAATCAAAATCCCTGAAAATAAACCGCTTGTTGGAGAAATGGTATTCTACCATGAAAGCGGAATACACGTCGATGCCGTTTTAGAAAATCCTTTGACGTATGAACCATTTTTGCCTGAAAAAATCGGTCAGAAAAGAAAAATTATCCTTGGAAAACATTCCGGTTGTAGGGCTGTCGCACACAGACTACAGGAACTCGGACTTGAAGCTTCAAGAGACGAATTATGGGAAATTGTAAAGAAAACTAAAGAAACGAGAGAAGACGGTACTGAAATAAGCGACGAAGTGTTTAAAAACATTGCAGAAAAAATCATAAAATAA
- a CDS encoding DUF2117 family protein: MKIGIVVHGPEIIDSGFAEKIFAILKNLDENINLQIKLGGTIGRVAVIDSSLEDIIDISEKLVPSKSLKKLENNDILILLNYGKSKITGHTFGKIVVERSGVEKPVIQIERPGETDGTIILWNTTKDNEILGKIVTEISDKLDLNVEECISKGLNFWVEGTKSFRKINGVDINESIMLNGIIIGRSNQNDVTIVSENGNIVDIIGGTVKWHGVEKLGNIDLEKVVVKTGLLRRHPSKNQKIAKYNLNSDLGEVLFVNHAGEDVLETVRNKKICAVVTVGDDTTTICGDILSRFGVKIIGITDGDRDDILKNPSILRGSVVFLIKNQKDDDVGELLERELSNLEKLGNFEKYVETIKQIMKKEYIEFEEIIH; encoded by the coding sequence TTGAAAATCGGAATTGTTGTACACGGGCCTGAAATCATTGATTCAGGATTTGCAGAAAAAATCTTTGCTATTTTAAAAAATTTAGATGAAAATATCAATTTACAGATAAAATTAGGGGGAACTATCGGGAGAGTTGCAGTAATTGACAGTTCTCTTGAAGATATCATTGACATTTCTGAAAAGTTAGTTCCATCAAAATCGCTTAAAAAACTTGAAAATAATGATATATTAATTCTTTTAAACTACGGAAAATCAAAAATTACTGGCCACACCTTCGGAAAAATTGTTGTTGAAAGATCAGGTGTTGAAAAACCAGTAATTCAGATTGAAAGGCCCGGAGAAACTGACGGAACGATAATTTTGTGGAATACTACAAAAGATAATGAAATTTTAGGAAAAATAGTAACTGAAATCTCAGATAAACTCGATTTGAACGTTGAAGAGTGTATCAGTAAGGGATTAAATTTCTGGGTTGAAGGAACTAAATCATTTAGAAAAATAAATGGGGTGGATATTAACGAGTCCATCATGTTAAACGGTATTATAATTGGACGAAGTAACCAAAACGACGTTACAATAGTTTCTGAAAATGGAAATATTGTTGATATCATTGGCGGAACTGTCAAGTGGCATGGTGTTGAAAAGTTAGGAAATATCGACCTTGAAAAAGTTGTTGTGAAAACTGGACTTTTGAGGCGCCACCCTTCAAAAAACCAAAAAATTGCCAAATATAACTTAAATTCAGATTTAGGAGAAGTTTTATTTGTAAACCATGCTGGAGAAGACGTTTTAGAAACGGTAAGGAACAAAAAAATATGTGCTGTTGTAACGGTTGGTGACGATACAACAACAATCTGCGGAGATATCCTCTCAAGATTCGGGGTTAAAATAATTGGAATTACTGATGGGGATAGAGACGATATCCTGAAAAATCCAAGTATTTTAAGAGGTTCTGTGGTATTCCTGATTAAAAATCAAAAAGATGACGATGTTGGAGAATTACTTGAAAGAGAACTCAGTAATCTGGAAAAATTGGGAAATTTTGAAAAATACGTGGAAACTATAAAACAAATAATGAAGAAAGAATATATTGAATTTGAAGAAATAATCCATTGA
- the nifH gene encoding nitrogenase iron protein — translation MKQIAFYGKGGIGKSTTVCNLAAALSKSGKKVIVVGCDPKHDCTSNLRSGEDIPTVLDVLREKGIDKLGIETIIRENLLKKEDIIYEGFNGIYCVEAGGPKPGYGCAGRGVIVVIDLLKKMNVFEDLGVDVVLYDVLGDVVCGGFAMPLRMGLADQIYVVTSSDYMALYAANNICSGISQFVKRGGSTLGGIIYNVRGSMDAFDIVSEFANQLNANIIGKVPNSPIINEAEIDGQTAIEYAPEEEISKIYMELAESIYQNTTGTTPNPLENAQIMQIGKMIKERIKKQKITE, via the coding sequence TTGAAACAGATTGCATTTTACGGGAAAGGAGGCATTGGAAAGTCCACTACTGTTTGTAATTTAGCAGCTGCGCTATCCAAAAGTGGTAAAAAAGTTATCGTTGTTGGATGCGACCCAAAACACGATTGTACATCTAATTTAAGAAGTGGAGAAGATATTCCTACGGTTTTAGATGTTTTGAGGGAAAAGGGAATCGATAAACTCGGGATTGAAACAATAATTCGTGAAAATTTACTAAAAAAAGAAGATATAATTTATGAAGGATTTAACGGAATTTACTGCGTCGAAGCAGGCGGCCCAAAACCCGGATACGGGTGTGCAGGCAGAGGAGTAATTGTTGTAATAGACCTCCTCAAAAAAATGAACGTTTTTGAAGATCTTGGTGTTGATGTAGTACTCTACGATGTATTAGGTGATGTTGTGTGCGGAGGATTTGCAATGCCACTTAGAATGGGACTTGCTGACCAGATTTATGTTGTAACGTCTTCAGATTACATGGCACTCTATGCTGCAAATAATATATGCAGTGGAATAAGCCAGTTTGTAAAACGTGGAGGAAGCACCCTTGGAGGCATAATTTACAATGTAAGAGGTTCAATGGACGCATTTGATATTGTAAGTGAATTTGCAAACCAGTTAAATGCAAACATTATTGGAAAAGTTCCAAATTCACCAATAATCAATGAAGCTGAAATTGATGGGCAGACAGCAATAGAATATGCTCCAGAAGAAGAAATAAGTAAAATATATATGGAACTTGCAGAAAGTATATACCAAAATACTACTGGGACCACACCAAATCCATTGGAAAACGCCCAGATTATGCAAATTGGAAAAATGATTAAAGAAAGAATAAAAAAACAGAAAATTACAGAATAG
- a CDS encoding TIGR01177 family methyltransferase, whose product MNLKNTKAGFLLSAEHEKLPVAELNALIDIFSLEGNLNCFKNYVILESSISEEIIKKMVKRGGYTNEGHVIFSESPIINQNVDETLENFFKSSETLDFPVERDETFAVRVLKMEKESPFNSMEIERKLGGIIKKKTSAQVSLKNPSKTVKVVISNDTMYTGIVIEKRDVEYFQNNRPHLRAYFHPGCIMPKLARCLVNLSRVKEGEIVLDPFCGTGGFLIEAGFLGCRLIGSDIDEQMVNGALLNLNTYDLSKQVISIKQNDAKNVSKYLEDLKIEKIDGIVTDPPYGISTSKKGDMLEIFEKIVDVLKDNDYLVFAAPNRMELDLNLVEFYEMRVHKSLTRYIHVYRKN is encoded by the coding sequence TTGAATTTAAAAAACACAAAAGCAGGTTTTTTGTTAAGTGCAGAACACGAAAAACTACCCGTCGCAGAATTAAATGCTTTAATCGATATTTTTAGTCTTGAAGGTAATTTAAACTGCTTTAAAAATTACGTAATATTGGAAAGTTCAATCTCAGAAGAAATTATAAAAAAAATGGTTAAAAGGGGAGGATACACAAACGAAGGACACGTTATATTTTCAGAATCCCCAATAATTAACCAGAATGTAGATGAAACACTCGAAAATTTTTTTAAAAGTTCTGAAACACTCGATTTTCCAGTTGAAAGAGATGAAACTTTTGCAGTTCGTGTTTTAAAAATGGAAAAAGAAAGCCCATTTAATTCGATGGAAATCGAAAGAAAACTAGGGGGAATTATAAAGAAAAAAACTTCTGCACAGGTAAGTTTAAAAAACCCTTCAAAAACGGTTAAAGTCGTTATTTCAAACGATACAATGTATACAGGGATAGTTATTGAAAAACGAGATGTTGAATACTTCCAAAATAACAGGCCCCACTTAAGAGCATATTTTCATCCAGGATGCATAATGCCAAAACTTGCAAGATGCCTTGTAAATCTATCAAGAGTTAAAGAAGGGGAAATTGTTTTAGATCCATTCTGCGGAACAGGAGGATTCTTAATTGAAGCCGGATTTTTAGGATGCAGATTAATTGGTAGTGACATTGATGAACAGATGGTAAATGGTGCACTACTAAACTTAAACACATATGATTTATCAAAACAAGTCATTTCAATAAAGCAAAACGATGCTAAAAACGTCTCAAAATATTTGGAAGACCTGAAAATTGAAAAGATAGATGGAATTGTAACTGATCCACCATATGGAATTTCCACATCTAAAAAAGGGGACATGTTAGAAATATTTGAAAAAATTGTAGATGTTCTAAAAGATAATGATTATTTAGTATTTGCAGCACCAAACAGAATGGAACTTGATTTAAATTTAGTGGAATTCTACGAAATGAGAGTTCATAAAAGCCTTACAAGATATATTCACGTTTACAGAAAAAATTAA
- a CDS encoding DUF367 family protein: protein MKLFIYHEKQCDPKRCTALKMGKLGYAKIITNPNKVPRNSLLLNPYSEKSVSVEDREIIEKYGILGLDCSWKQAEIVFKKTNARNQRVLPFLIAGNPVNYGKPCKLTTLEAIVATLYIANYKNEAVSLLNGFKWGNTFIDVNKELLEQYCGKTSDEIIRIQNEILNNMRNR from the coding sequence ATGAAACTTTTCATATATCATGAAAAACAGTGCGACCCAAAAAGATGTACTGCACTAAAAATGGGAAAACTCGGGTACGCAAAAATAATTACAAACCCAAACAAGGTTCCGAGGAATTCACTTTTACTAAATCCCTATTCAGAAAAAAGCGTTTCTGTTGAAGATAGGGAAATTATCGAAAAATATGGAATTTTGGGACTCGACTGTTCGTGGAAACAGGCTGAAATTGTATTTAAAAAAACAAACGCCCGAAATCAAAGAGTTTTACCGTTCTTAATTGCAGGAAATCCTGTAAATTACGGAAAACCCTGTAAACTTACTACCTTAGAAGCAATAGTGGCTACCCTCTATATAGCAAACTATAAAAATGAGGCCGTCTCTTTATTGAATGGTTTCAAATGGGGAAACACTTTTATAGATGTTAATAAAGAATTACTTGAACAGTATTGTGGAAAAACATCTGATGAAATCATTAGGATTCAGAACGAAATTTTAAATAACATGCGAAACAGGTGA
- the acs gene encoding acetate--CoA ligase produces MKTGDKYIMLEKYSELQQKALDDPEKFWGEQAKCLEWDKTWDKVLDWNPPYAKWFKGGSLNASYNCVDRHIKGNRRNKAAIICEKEDGSCGILTYYELYREVNKFANVLENLGVEKGDVVTIYMPMMTEAIIAMLACSRIGAIHNVVFSGFSSDALADRINDSKSKILVTTNLLYRRGKEIDLKKILDKALLNCNSIKHVVYAKRGSEDLNLVSGKDYYWDELMGGAKSYVEPVPVESEHPLFILYTSGTTGSPKGVVHSTGGYLTYATKTMDWTWGLNEMDVFWCTADIGWITGHTYVVYGPLSLGATIVLYEGAIDYPEPDRLWGIVENHGVTILYTAPTAIRMLMMYGEKWVNTHDLSTLRLLGSVGEPINPRAWKWYYKVIGKEKCPICDCYWQTETGGHMIYPPIGIQSVPLKPGSATFPGIGIDVDVVDNEGNPVDANVKGNLIIKRPWPGMLAGLWNNDERYRAAYWDRFKNKFSTSDYAIKDQDGYIWVLGRSDEVLNVSGHRIGTAELEHELVSNKMVAESAVVGKPDDVKGEVPVAFVILNEKYRELPSNEVKAELIKHIRDTVGPIGTPAMIFFVNKLPKTRSGKIMRRILKKLIMGEEIGDVTTLEDNTSLEEVKKELEDFKYD; encoded by the coding sequence ATGAAAACTGGAGACAAATACATAATGCTTGAAAAATATTCAGAATTACAGCAAAAAGCTTTGGATGACCCTGAAAAATTCTGGGGAGAGCAGGCAAAATGTTTAGAATGGGATAAAACATGGGATAAAGTACTGGACTGGAATCCTCCTTATGCAAAATGGTTTAAAGGCGGCAGTTTGAATGCAAGCTACAACTGTGTAGACCGGCACATAAAAGGAAACAGGAGAAACAAAGCAGCCATAATCTGTGAAAAAGAAGACGGCAGTTGCGGAATTTTAACTTATTATGAACTATACCGGGAAGTAAATAAATTTGCAAACGTTCTTGAGAATTTGGGCGTTGAAAAAGGCGATGTTGTCACAATATACATGCCGATGATGACGGAGGCAATTATTGCAATGCTCGCATGTTCGAGAATTGGGGCAATTCACAACGTTGTATTTTCCGGATTTTCATCAGATGCACTTGCTGATCGGATAAACGATTCAAAATCAAAAATATTGGTGACTACGAACCTCTTATACAGGCGTGGAAAAGAGATTGACCTTAAAAAAATCTTAGATAAAGCTTTACTGAATTGTAATTCAATAAAACACGTAGTTTATGCAAAAAGGGGAAGTGAAGACCTCAATTTAGTTTCAGGAAAAGATTATTACTGGGATGAATTGATGGGAGGTGCTAAAAGTTACGTAGAACCTGTTCCCGTAGAATCAGAGCATCCTCTATTTATTCTATACACGAGCGGTACAACAGGAAGTCCAAAAGGTGTAGTTCACTCAACAGGCGGATATCTAACTTATGCTACAAAAACCATGGATTGGACATGGGGATTAAATGAAATGGATGTATTTTGGTGTACTGCAGACATTGGATGGATTACGGGGCACACTTACGTAGTGTACGGACCATTATCGCTTGGTGCTACAATAGTACTCTATGAGGGTGCGATAGACTATCCGGAACCCGACCGATTGTGGGGCATTGTAGAAAATCACGGAGTTACAATTCTATACACTGCACCAACTGCGATAAGAATGCTGATGATGTATGGTGAAAAATGGGTAAATACTCACGATTTATCAACATTGAGGCTTTTAGGAAGCGTTGGGGAGCCGATAAATCCAAGAGCTTGGAAATGGTACTATAAAGTAATTGGAAAAGAAAAATGCCCGATCTGCGACTGCTACTGGCAAACTGAAACTGGGGGCCACATGATATACCCACCGATTGGAATCCAGTCAGTTCCATTAAAACCAGGGTCTGCAACATTCCCTGGAATTGGAATTGATGTTGATGTTGTAGACAACGAAGGAAACCCTGTTGACGCAAATGTAAAAGGAAATCTAATTATAAAACGACCATGGCCAGGAATGCTTGCAGGACTCTGGAACAACGATGAAAGATACCGTGCTGCATACTGGGATAGATTCAAAAATAAATTTTCAACATCCGACTACGCAATAAAAGACCAGGATGGATACATTTGGGTACTGGGACGATCTGACGAAGTATTGAATGTTTCAGGACATAGGATTGGAACCGCAGAACTTGAACACGAACTTGTATCAAATAAAATGGTTGCAGAGTCTGCCGTAGTTGGAAAACCAGATGATGTGAAAGGAGAAGTTCCTGTTGCATTTGTTATATTAAACGAAAAATACCGTGAACTTCCATCAAATGAAGTAAAGGCTGAACTTATCAAACATATTCGAGATACTGTCGGCCCAATTGGAACTCCTGCAATGATATTCTTTGTAAACAAACTTCCAAAAACAAGAAGTGGAAAAATAATGAGAAGAATATTGAAAAAACTCATAATGGGCGAAGAGATAGGCGATGTTACCACATTGGAAGACAACACAAGTTTAGAAGAAGTTAAAAAAGAGCTTGAAGATTTCAAGTATGATTAA
- a CDS encoding FAD-dependent oxidoreductase — protein sequence MDIIVVGGGTSGLLSALALEKEGHNVIVFEKESYVGGLCRSEKIDGYSVDIGVHAITMLDNGPLIRLLNKYSRYLPNFRNYGDYYIRTDKLHRIPVSMHEWMTTPVIPNKDKVLITSKIMDLMTMGFTKDASVYDFVKEMGLSNTSVDFFNTIAYFLSGEDLENTPLWRFFTGAGYIPEDDILPFIYKDMKINPLKSTLVKKFGTERIINILNDGFISSIKNGSKKYINKFMTEHRYSTQGYPVGGVQSICNCITYSLTTAQIKNEEVKKITKNGKKYTVKTSEGEYTSDIIVYSAPAITLPKVAKINKIQKNKEKLSNIKFTKSTTVWIGDEKNYFPYLGSEIWIDNPCWASTVSNYDESLAPKGKHLMGFSFVNSKKEDALKTIESKLNLNTDKVDMLYVQETVPEQASCSIGQFFVYPKIDDTFFVVGTDSDPRSMGITRAAYSVEVMLSEFKNIYDTQKETAKK from the coding sequence ATGGATATAATCGTAGTTGGTGGCGGAACATCGGGTCTTCTTTCAGCACTTGCGCTTGAAAAAGAAGGACATAATGTAATAGTATTTGAAAAAGAAAGTTATGTTGGAGGTTTGTGCAGAAGTGAAAAAATTGATGGGTATTCGGTAGACATTGGGGTCCATGCAATTACCATGCTTGATAACGGACCATTAATCCGACTTTTAAATAAATATTCAAGATACCTTCCAAACTTCAGAAATTACGGGGATTACTACATAAGAACGGATAAATTGCATAGAATACCTGTTTCAATGCACGAATGGATGACCACACCTGTAATTCCAAATAAAGATAAAGTTTTGATTACTTCAAAGATTATGGATTTAATGACTATGGGTTTTACAAAAGATGCGTCGGTGTATGACTTTGTAAAAGAAATGGGCCTTAGCAATACATCTGTAGATTTTTTCAACACGATTGCATACTTTTTAAGTGGAGAAGACCTTGAAAATACGCCTCTTTGGAGATTTTTTACAGGTGCAGGGTACATTCCAGAAGATGACATTTTACCATTTATATATAAGGATATGAAGATAAATCCACTTAAATCAACGCTTGTAAAGAAATTTGGAACTGAAAGGATTATTAACATCTTAAACGACGGATTTATAAGTTCCATAAAAAACGGGTCAAAAAAATACATCAATAAATTCATGACTGAGCACAGATATTCAACACAAGGGTACCCTGTCGGAGGAGTTCAGTCCATCTGTAATTGTATAACTTATTCACTTACAACTGCTCAAATAAAAAACGAAGAAGTTAAAAAAATAACAAAAAACGGTAAAAAATACACCGTAAAAACTTCTGAAGGGGAATATACGTCAGATATTATCGTTTATTCTGCACCTGCAATTACGTTACCAAAAGTAGCCAAAATAAATAAAATTCAAAAAAACAAAGAAAAATTAAGCAACATCAAATTTACAAAATCGACAACTGTTTGGATCGGGGATGAAAAAAATTATTTCCCGTATTTAGGTTCAGAGATCTGGATAGATAACCCTTGCTGGGCATCTACTGTTTCAAACTACGATGAAAGTCTTGCCCCAAAAGGAAAACATTTAATGGGCTTTTCTTTTGTAAATTCAAAAAAAGAAGATGCTTTGAAAACTATTGAAAGTAAATTAAATTTAAATACTGACAAAGTCGACATGCTCTATGTTCAAGAAACGGTTCCAGAACAAGCTTCTTGTTCCATTGGACAGTTTTTCGTTTATCCGAAAATTGATGATACATTCTTTGTTGTTGGAACTGATTCTGATCCCAGAAGTATGGGTATAACAAGAGCCGCATATTCTGTTGAAGTCATGTTATCGGAATTTAAAAATATTTATGATACACAAAAAGAAACTGCTAAAAAATAA